One Microcebus murinus isolate Inina chromosome 22, M.murinus_Inina_mat1.0, whole genome shotgun sequence DNA segment encodes these proteins:
- the PITPNM2 gene encoding membrane-associated phosphatidylinositol transfer protein 2 isoform X3, translating to MIIKEYRIPLPMTVEEYRIAQLYMIQKKSRNETYGEGSGVEILENRPYTDGPGGSGQYTHKVYHVGMHIPGWFRSILPKAALRVVEESWNAYPYTRTRFTCPFVEKFSIDIETFYKTDAGENSNVFSLSPVEKNQLTIDFIDIVKDPVPPNEYKIEEDPKLFQSVKTQRGPLSDNWIEEYKKQVFPIMCAYKLCKVEFRYWGMQSKIERFIHDTGLRRVMVRAHRQAWCWQDEWYGLSMEHIRELEKEAQLMLSRKMAQFNEEDEGAAELAKDKATQDQASREPPEPSSSNGEPLVGRGLKKQWSTSSKSSRSSKRGASPSRHSISEWRMQSIARDSDESSDDEFFDAHEDLSDQEEMFPKDISKWSSNDLMDKIESPEPEDSQDGLYRQSTPEFTVASSVEQLNIIEIKNKIFTLCPACLLSLKKKRKKGRKRKPTRQK from the exons AAGAAGAGCCGCAACGAGACGTATGGCGAAGGAAGCGGCGTGGAGATCCTGGAGAACCGGCCATACACAGACGGCCCTGGCGGCTCCGGGCAGTACACGCACAAGGTGTACCACGTGGGCATGCACATCCCAGGCTGGTTCCGCTCCATCCTGCCCAAGGCGGCCCTGCGGGTGGTGGAGGAGTCCTGGAACGCCTACCCCTACACCCGAACCAG GTTCACCTGCCCTTTTGTGGAGAAATTCTCCATCGACATTGAAACCTTTTATAAAACCGATGCTGGAGAAAACTCCAATGTGTTCAGCCTCTCGCCTGTGGAAAAGAACCAGCTGACGATCG ACTTCATCGACATTGTCAAAGACCCTGTGCCCCCCAACGAGTATAAGATAGAAGAGGACCCCAAGCTGTTCCAGTCGGTCAAGACCCAGCGGGGGCCGCTGTCTGACAACTGGATCGAGGAGTACAAGAAGCAGGTCTTCCCCATCATGTGCGCCTACAAGCTGTGCAAGGTGGAGTTCCGCTACTGGGGCATGCAGTCCAAGATCGAGAGGTTCATCCACGACACCG GCCTGCGGAGGGTGATGGTGCGGGCCCACCGGCAGGCCTGGTGCTGGCAGGACGAGTGGTACGGGCTGAGCATGGAGCACATCCGCGAGCTGGAGAAGGAGGCGCAGCTCATGCTGTCCCGCAAGATGGCCCAGTTCAACGAGGAGGACGAGGGGGCCGCTGAGCTTGCCAAGGACAAGGCCACCCAGGACCAGGCCTCCAGGGAGCCCCCCGAGCCCAGCAGCAGCAACGGGGAGCCCCTGGTGGGGCGGGGCCTGAAGAAGCAGTGGTCTACGTCCTCCAAGTCGTCCCGCTCATCCAAGCGGGGAG CCAGCCCTTCCCGCCACAGCATCTCAGAGTGGAGGATGCAGAGCATCGCCAGGGACTCGGACGAGAGCTCGGACGACGAGTTCTTCGATGCCCACG AGGACCTGTCCGACCAGGAGGAAATGTTCCCCAAAGACATCAGCAAGTGGAGCTCCAATGACCTCATGGACAAAATCGAGAGCCCAGAGCCAGAGGACTCACAGG ACGGCCTGTACCGCCAGAGCACCCCTGAGTTCACGGTGGCCTCCAGCGTGGAGCAGCTGAACATCATCGAG ATCAAAAATAAGATCTTCACCTTGTGCCCAGCCTGTCTGCTGTccctgaagaaaaaaagaaagaaggggaggaagCGAAAGCCGACTAGGCAGAAGTGA